From the Micromonospora echinospora genome, the window CCCGGCGCAGGCCGAGCGCGGCGTCCGGCTGCGGGTCGTCCACGCCGATGCCGTTGGGGCGGGGCGTGCCGACCGGCAGTCCGAGCCGGGAGGCGTGCCGGACCACGTCGTGGTTGGAGAGCACCCAGGTGGTCGGCGCGCCGACCGCGTCGGTGGCCTCCAGCGAGCGGGTGATCACCGCGTACTGGGCCGGGGCGGTCCAGGCGGCGAGCAGGTACTCGAAGTTGAACGCCTGGTGCATCTCGTCGGGCCGGACGTAGCGGGCCAGGCGCTCGGCCGGCTCCACCCACGCCTCGGCGACCAGGATCCGTTCGCCGTCGTAGCCGTCCAGCAGGCGACGCCAGTCGCGGTAGATGTCGTGCACCCCCTCCTGGTCCCACATCGGCGGGCGGGGCTTGTCGACCTCCTGGCCCGAGGAGAGGATCTCCTGCGGCTCCTGCCAGTTCGCCAGGTCGGCCTGCTTGACCAGGCCGTGCGCGACGTCGACCCGGAAACCGTCGACGCCCCGGTCCAGCCAGAACCGGAGCACGTCCAGGAACTCCGCCCGGACCTCGGGGTTGTCCCAGTTCAGGTCGGGCTGGGCGGTGTCGAACAGGTGGAGGTACCACTGTCCGTCGTCCACCCGGGTCCAGGCCGGACCGCCGAAGGTGCTCTGCCAGTCGTTCGGCGGCTGCGCGCCGTCCGGGCCGAGGCCGTCCCGGAAGACGTACCGCTGCCGTTCCGGGCTGCCCGGCGCGGCGGCCAGCGCCGCCCGGAACCAGGCGTGCGCCGACGAGGTGTGGTTGGGAACCAGGTCGACGATCACCCGCATCCCGCGGGCGTGCGCGTCGGCGATCAACCGGTCCGCGTCGGCGAGCGTGCCGAAGAGCGGTTCGACGTCCCGGTAGTCGGCCACGTCGTAGCCGGCGTCGGCCTGCGGCGACGGGTAGAACGGGGACAGCCAGACCGCGTCCACCCCGAGGTCGGCGAGGTGCCCGAGCCGGGCGGTGATGCCCGGCAGGTCACCGATGCCGTCGCCGTCGGAGTCGGCGAAGGAACGCGGGTAGATCTGGTAGATGACGGCTTCGGTCCACCAGCCGGTGGCCGGGCCACCGGCGGGTTCCTGCGGGTCGTGGGTGTTCAGGGCCTTCTCCCGAGTGTCGAGCCGGACGGGTTCCCACCGGCCGTCGCCACGCTGGCCGGCCGGGGCGGTCGAATCCGTTCAGTGTGCCCTCGGAGGGGCGGTGGAATCACGCACCACCAGACGAGTGGGGAGAATCACCGACGAGGCGGGCCGACCGGTCCCGGCGTCGCCGACGAGCGGGTCGAGCACGATCCGGGCGGCGAGCTGACCCTGCTCGGCGGCGGGTTGCGCCACCGTGCTGAGGCCGAGCACGACCGAGAGGTCGTGGTCGTCGATGCCGATGACGCTGACGTCCTGCGGCACCCGCAGCCCGGCCTCGCGGAGCGCGGCGATCGCGCCCATCGCCATCTCGTCGCAGGCGGCGAAGATCGCCGTCGGCGGGTCGCCCCGGCGGAGCAGCTCGACCGTGGCCTGGTTGCCGCCGTCGATGGTGAACTGGGACTCCACGTCCAGGCGCGGGTCCGGCTGCACCCCGGCCGCCCGCAGCGCCTCCTGGTAGCCGCGCCGCCGGTCGATGTGGGTGGTGAACGCCAGCTCGTCCTCGGGGTCGCCGGAGAGGTGCGCGATCCGGCGGTGGCCGAGGTCGAGCAGGTGACTCGTGGCGGTCCGGGCGGCGGCCACGTCGTCGATCCGTACGCTCGGCCAGCCGGGGACGACGGTGCCGGAGCTGACGATGACGCCGGGCAGGTCGAGCGTGGTGAGCACGGTCAGGTCCGCCGACCGCAGGGGGGTGGCGACCAACAGGACCCCGTCGGCCCGTTTGTGCAGGTTGGCGGTGCGCAGCACCCGCTGCCGGGCCTGCGGCTGGCCGCCGAGGTTGTAGAGGAGCAGGTCGTACCCGGCGGAGTGGAGGACCTCCTCGACCGCCTCGACCACGGTGCCGAAGAACCACCGGGTGATCCGGGGTACGACCACCGCGACCGTGCCGGTGCGGCCACCGGCCAGGCGGGAGGCGCTCGGTGAGATGGTGTAGTCGAGTTGCTCGGCGGCGGCGAGCACCCGTCTTCGGGTCGCCGCCGACACGGTGGGAAGGCCGCGCAGCGCCCGGGACACGGTGGCCGTGGAGACCCCCGCGAGCCTGGCAACGTCATCAATCCTGGTCACGGTCTCCCCGATCCGCTTACGTCGGCCGCCGCCCGCATGCCACGGGCGGCGGCCGACGCCGGAATCAGCCCTTGACGCTACCCGCGAGCAGGCCCCGCACGAAGTAACGCTGCAGGGACAGGAACACGATCAGCGGTACGACGATGGAGACGAACGCACCGGCGGTGAGCCGCTGCCACTCGTTGCCCCGGGTGCCGGCCATCTCGGCCAGCCGGACGGTGAGTGGCGCCGTCTCGTCGCCACCACCGGCGAAGATCAGCGCGACGAGCAGGTCGTTCCAGACCCAGAGGAACTGGAAGATGCCGAAGGCCGCCAGCGCAGGGGTGATCAGCGGCAGTACGACGGTGCGGAAGATCTTCGGGTGGGTGGCCCCGTCGACCCGTGCCGCCTCCATCAGGTCCTTCGGTAGCTGCGAGATGAAGTTGTGCAGCAGGAACACCGCCAGCGGCAGCGCGAAGCAGGTGTGCGCGAACCAGACCTGCACGAACTTCTGCTCGTCGGCGAGGTCCCACGCCGGCATCAGGGTGATGCCGCCGACGCTGACCCCGTTGGAGAAGAAGCTCAGCAGCGGCACCAGGGCCATCTGGAGCGGCACGATCTGCAACGCGAAGATGGCGATGTAGACCCAGTCCCGGCCCCGGAAGTTGATCCAGGCCAGGGCGTACGCGGCGAGCGCCGCGAAGGCCAGCGGGAAGAGCACCGACGGCAGCGTGATCACCAGCGAGTTGATGAAGTAGCTCGCCAACTGGCCGGAGGAGGACGACCGCCCGAAGAGGACCTGCTGGTAGTTCTCCAGGGTGACCTGTGGGTCGGTGAAGAACGTCCACCAGCCGGTGGACTTGATCTGGTCCTCCGGACGGAAGGACGAGATGAACAGACCGAAGGTGGGGATGGTCCAGACGACCGCGATGACGATGGAGACCAGCGTCGCGGTCCGGCTGTTCAGCCGCTTGCGGACCCGGGCGGCGGCGGTCGTCGCGCCTCCGCCAGTCTTCTGGGCGCCGGCGGCGACCGGGGGAGTGGTGGTGGTCATCTCAGCCCTCCCGCTGTTGCCGCAGGTTGCGGATCTGGTAGATCACGATCGGGATGACCAGGATGAAGAGGAAGACCGCCAGCGCGGCGCCCTGCCCGTTCTGGCCGTACCGGAATGCCTGGTTGTACATCTCGTTGGCGACCACGCTGGTGTCGTAGTTGCCGTTGGTGCTGGTCCGGACGATGTCGAAGACCTTCAGCGTGGCGATCGAGATGGTCACCACGACCACGATCAGGGCCGGTCGGATGCTCGGCAGGGTGACCTGCCAGAACATCTGCCACGGGTTGACGCCGTCCAGCCGGGCCGCCTCGACGATCTCGGCGGGGATGGCCTTGATCGCCGCGGAGAGCACCACCATGGCGAAACCGGCCTGGATCCACACCATGATCACGATGAGCAGGAGGGTGTTCAGCGGCGACTCGAGCAGCCACTGCTTTGGTTCCCCGCCGAGACTCACCACGATCTGGTTGAGCAGACCGATCTGCTCCTGGTCCTCGCTGCGGTAGGCGTAGACGAACTTCCAGATGATGCTGGCGCCGACGAAGGAGATCGCCATCGGCATGAAGATCAGCGACTTGGCGACCGCCTCCAGCCGCGCCTTGTCGACCATGACCGCGTAGAGCAGGCCGATGGTGGTGGCGATCAGCGGTACCAGGAGCACCCAGACCATGGTGTTGAGGATCACGCGCAGGATCTCGTCCTGAGCGAAGAGCCACCCGTAGTTGCGCAGCCCCACCCAGTTCTCGCTGCCGCCATCCATGAACGACAGGAGCGTGGTGCGGACCGCCGGCACGACCAGGCCGATGGTGAGCAACAGCACGGCGGGCAGCAGGAAGAAGAGCGCGAAGACGCCCTCCCGTGGCTTGGCGCGTCGACGGGACAGCGGCGCGCCGCTGGCCGCCGCGGCGACCAGTTGGGCCTCCCGACGACGGGCGAACCAGGCCGGGACCGCGTCCAGCAGCAGGAGCAGACCACCCACCACCACGACGAAGGCCACCAGGCCGTACAGCAACATGACGAGCTTCGGTGACTCGTCGGCGAAGTCGAAGTTCATCCGCACTCCCAGGGAATCGCGGCCCGGCGCCGGGGGCCCGGTCCGCGTGGCGCGGACCGGACCCCGGGCGACTTACTTGGGCCAGCTGCTCTCGATGGTGGAGAGCACGGTGGCGGTGTCCTTACCGTTGATCCACTCGATCATGCCCTTCCAGAAGGTCCCCGCGCCGACGGCGCCGGGCATCAGGTCGGAGCCGTCGAACCGGAAGACCGTCCCCTTGTCCTGGAGGATCTGGACGGAGAGCTTGTCGATCGGGTTGGCCACGTTCGCCGTGTCGAGCTTGTTGTTCGCCGAGACCCAGTTGCCGAGCTTGGCGCGGGCGTTGGCGTGCTCACCGGAGGCGAGGTACGTCTGCACCGCCTGGACCTCCGGGCGGTCGGCGAAGGCGACGGTGAACTCGCCGCCACCGAGCACCGGCTTGCCCTTGGACTCGTCGATGGCCGGGAAGTAGAACGCGAAGACGTCGCCGTCCTCGGCCACCTTGGTGTTCTCCGGCCACTGGTTGGCGTAGAAGGACGCCTGCCGGTGCAGGGCGCACTTGTTCTGCAGGATCGGCGTGCCGGCCTCCTGGAAGGAGGTGGTGGTGATGCTCTTGACGCCGCCGAAGCCGCCGTTGACGTACTTCTCGTTCTTGAGGATGGTGCCGGCCCGGTCGAGCGCCTCGGCGACCTTCGGGTCGTTGAACGGGATGCCGTGCGTGGTCCACTGGTCGTAGACCTCGGGGGTCTGCGTGCGCAGCATCAGGTCTTCGATCCAGTCGGTGGCCGGCCAGCCGGTCGCGTCACCCGACTCGATGCCGACGCACCACGGCTTGGTGCCGTCCGCGGCGATCTTGTCGCTCAGGGCGATGAGCTGGTCCCAGGTGGTCGGAACCTCCCAGCCCTTCTCCTTGAAGGTCTTCGGCGAGTACCAGACGAACGACTTCACGTTCGAGCCCAGCGGGGCGCCGTAGAACTTGCCGTCGACGGTGCTGTACTTCAGCCAGTCGGCCGAGTAGTTCTGCTCGGCCATCGACTTGGTGTCGGCCGAGGCCTCCTTGAGCTTGCCGGCCTGGGCGAACCGGGCCAGCAGGCCGGGCTGCGGGATGAACGCGATGTCCGGGGCGTTGCCGCCGTCGACGCGCACCTGGAGCTGCGCCTCGAACTCGCCGCTGCCCTCGTAGTCGATCTCGATGCCGGTGCAGTCCACGAACTGCTCCCAGGACTGCTCGAGCAGGTCGGCCTCGGCGTCCCGGATGGACGCGTAGATCGAGACCTTCTTGCCGTCGTTGCCCTTGTACTTCTCGTATGCCGAGCACTCCGCCGAGTTGGCGTTGCTGCCGCTGCTGTCGTCGTCGCTGCCGCAAGCGGTGGCGGCGAGCACCAGCCCCAGCGCACCGATGATCGCGATGGCCTGGCGTGGTCTGGCAGAGACCGCCATGCCGTCCTCCTTCAGTAGGCGGCGCGGTCGTAGCGGTGACCTCGCCGATCCGATTGGGCGTCTCCATATGTAAGCGCTTGCATTCGCATCGGTCCACCCCCTGTTGGACACGAGCAGGTAACAATCCCGAAACCCTGACGTCGGTTCGGACCGCGCCCCCTACCAGCCGAGGAACCTTTGATTGATCCCTTTCGACGGCTGGAGTTTTCTGTCACTCTGTCATCCAGCAATGGAAAGCTTTCGACATAGGAGGCTCTGGATGCGTAAGCGCTTGCTCACTCTGGCCGCGGCGGCCGGGTTGCTGGCCGCGACGGTCGTGGCGCCGGCGGCCCCGGCGATGGCGGCACCCACCTTCAAGGTGCCCTTCAAGTGCGGACAGGCCTGGTCCGGCCAGACCCGCACCAACCACAGCCCGGCGTACTCCATCGACTTCAACCGCACCGACGACCTCGGCGACCCGGTGGTGGCCAGCGCCCCCGGCACGGTGGACCGGGTGACGGACCTCGGTGGCACCAGCTACGGCAAGTACGTCCGGATCAGCCACAGCGGTGGCTACCACACCTACTACGCGCACCTCAACGGCTTCAACGTCTCGGTGGGCCAGTCCGTCGGCTACGGCTCGGTGATCGGCTACGTCGGCAGCACCGGCGGGTCGACCGGCCCGCACCTGCACTACGAGCAGCGGCTCAACGGCAGCGACATCCAGATCCGGTTCAACGGCGCCCTCGCGCTGTACTGGGGCACCAAGACCTACACCAGCGACAACGGCTGCTCCGGTTCGAGTGGATCCGGCACGGTGAACACCAGCGGCACCCCGCTGACCGTGCGCTCCGGGCCGGGCACCGGCTACAGCTCGGTGGGCACGGTCGCCGACGGCACCCGGGTCACCATCCAGTGCCAGACCACCGGTACCACCGTCACCGGCACCTACGGCACCAGCAACATCTGGGACCGGATCGGCTCCGGTCGCTTCATCGCCGACGCCTACGTCCACACCGGCTACGACGGCTTCATCCCCGGCGTGCCACGCTGCTGACCCCGCCCGCCGCCTTCTTCCCGGGCTGCCGGCAGAGCTGAGCCGACAGCCCGGGCCAAGGCGGTACGTCCCGCAGCGGCGCCGACCGCTGCGGGACCGGGGTGGTTGCTGCCCAGGTGGTTGCAGGGGACCCCTGCTACGCAGAAAGCGGTAACAGGGGACCCCTGCTACCAACCAGGCGCCAACCCCTGCCCCCTACCAGCGCCGCCCGGTCAGTTCAGCTGCCAGATGGCGAGGTTGAGGCACGCGGCGAAGGTCACCCAGGCCCAGTAGGGCAGCATCAGCAAGGTGGCCGGTCGGGACACCCGCCGGAAGAGGGCGACGGTGAGCCCGATCAGCAGCCAGAGCACGACGATGTCGAGGAAGGCCAGGCCGTACCGGCCCGCGCCGAAGAAGATCGGGGTCCAGGCCGCGTTCAGCACGAGCTGCGCCGTCCAGGCTCCGAGTGCGGGACCGAAGCCGACCCTGCGCCACACCAGCCATCCGGACACGGCGATCATGGCGTAGAGCAGGGACCAGACCGGACCGAACAGCCACGACGGGGGTGCCCAGGCGGGCTGGCGCAGACTGGCGTACTCGCCGGAGGTGTCCGAGACACCCAGTACCCCGATGCCGGCGGCGACGACCACCGCCGCACCGAAGCCGAGCAGGGCGAGCCACCGCCGGCCGTGCGTCCGGGTGGCGCTGTGGGTCGTCGTCATGTCCGCAGAGGTCCCCGGACGGGCCGTACGGCAAACCCGTCAGCCGGAGGGCCGCCGACACGAAGCGCCGGGGCCGTCGGTCCGGGTTCTCCTGTCGGGAGGACGGAGATCCCGGTACGACGACCCCGGCGGGTCTTCGGGGGGATACGGACTACGGACGTCAACTGAAGATGCTGACGCCACCTGGGCCGACCAGCAGGCCCACCACGATGAGGACGACGCCCCACAGGATCTGCCGGCGGAACAGCGCCATGATGCCGGCGACCACGAGTACGACTGCGAGAATCCAGAGAATCAGCTCCATGACCGCTGAGTACCCGACCGTCTGATTCGGGAAACCTGCGCTCAGTCGGTGTGGTTGCCCAGATGGAAGATGCTGTAGGCCTGCTTGATCACGGGGTGCGCGACGTTGCGGACCCGGACCCCGCCGGGCGTGGTGCCGCGCTCGCTGCCGGCGTGCGCGTGGCCGTGCAGGGCCAGTGCGGTGGGCGCCGAGTCGATCGCCTGACCGAGCTGGTACGAGCCGAGGAACGGGTAGATCTCCAGAGGTTCCCCGGCGAGGGTGTCCGGCACCGGCGCGTAGTGCGTCAACGCCACCAGCACGTCGCACTCCAACCCGCGCAGCGCCTCGCCCAGCCGGTCGGCGCTGTCGGTGGTGGTCCGGACGAACGCCTTCATCTCCGGCTCGCCGAAGTCGCTGGCGCAGCGCCCGGCGAACCCGCCGCCGAAGCCCTTCACCCCGGCGACCCCGAGCCGGTGGCCGCCGAAGTCCAGCACCACGCCGTTGCCCTCCAGCACGGTGATGCCCGCGTCCTCCAGCACCTTCACCACCTGCGGCACCTGGTCGCACTGGTGGTCGTGGTTGCCGAGCACGGTCAGCACCGGCACGCCGAGCCCGCCGAACTCCTCGGCCACGCAGCGCGCCTCGTTCTCGGTGCCGTGCCGGGTGAGGTCACCGGCGAGCAGCAGGACGTCGGCGCAGTCCGGCAGTTCCTCCAGGGCCGGCCGGAAACGGCCCACCACGTCCTCGTCCAGGTGTACGTCGCCGACTGCGGCGATCCGGATCATGCTGTACTCCTCCTCACGGCAGCTCCTCGACCTCGGTGGGAGCCTGGGCCCGGATCACCCCGATGTCGCTGGTGACCGGTACGTCCGGAAAGCGCTCGTTCACCCGGCGCAGGATCTCGTCGCAGCGGTGCTCGCTCTCCACTTCGCCGGAGAGCACCAGCCCGTGTTCCCGCCGGGCCACGGTGATGCCCTGCTCGGCGATGTCCGGGTCCTCGGTCAGCAGTCGCTGGATCTCGGCCTCGACGTACTCGTCGGGCGGTCCGGTGGCGGCGCTGAGGTGATGGGTCACGGTTGCTCCCTTCCTTCCGGGCCGGAGTACGGCACCACGTCGAGTCGGTCCAGCAGCACCAGGAACGCCTCGGCGTACGGGGAGTGCTGGGTCTCCTTCCGTACCCGTTCCCAGTCGATCTGCTCCCGCAGGGAACGGGCGAGGGGGAGGCCACGGGCGAAGTCGCAGTAGTGCTGGGAGAAGCTGAGCAGTTTGTGCACCATGAGTTGGCTGGCCGACAGCACCGGCATGTGGATCGCGTCGACCGGCCGGACCACGGTGTCGGAGAAGGTCTCCTCGGTCACCGGCGTCTCGATCGGCCGGTGGATCAGGTCCACCATGCGGCCGTCGTCGTAGACCTTGACCAGCCAGTCCTCCGGCGGACGCTCGGCGGTGAAGCCGTCCGCCACGAGCGCCTCCAGGGCCGACTCGACGTCCTGGTGGCGGATCAGGAAGTCCACGTCGTGCTCGCTGGAGTGTCCGCCGTGCGCGTAGACGGCGAAGCTGCCGCCCAGGGCGAAGGGGATGTCGGACTGCTTCAGCACAGCGGCGACCCGCTTGAGGGTGTGCAACAGACTGGCGTCCCCGTTTTGTGCCATCGAAGTCTCCCTGGTCGGTGGGCGGAACAGGTGCTCGCAGTGAAGTTGCGTACCCGGCATTCCGATCGGCCACACCTGTCACCAGGGCGGAGCCTGGACAGAAAGCGAGGTAAGTCCGATCCGGGTAGGTATGACCGTAGGTTGGCTATCTATGAAGCAGGCGTCGGATATCCTCGGGAGGGTGGCCAGATCACTGGGGGCGCGGCGCGGCACGGCCCGACTGCGCGCCGTCGCCCTGATCGGCATCGACGGCTCGGGCAAGACGACCCAGGCGCACCGGCTCGCCGACGCCCTCACCCAGGCCGGACTGCCGGCCACCTACCACCGCAACGCGGGCGGACGCGCCTGGCTCGGCCGGCTCGCCCAGCGGCTCGGCCGCCGCGACGCCCAGGGACTGCTGGGTAACCGGGGCATGCTCGCCGTCGAGTCGACACTGCGCTGGCTCGCCATCGCGCGGGCGCTGCTCGGCACCCTGCTCACCGGCCGGACGGCGGTGATGGACCGGTACGCCGTCTGCCAGTACGCCAGCATCCGCGCCCATGACGGCCGGCGGGGCGAGCGGCTGGCCCGGATCACCTACCGGCTCTTCCCGGCCCCGCAGGTCACCTTCCTGCTCGCGGTCGAGCCGGCCGAGGCGTACCAGCGGATCGAACGGCGCGGCACCGACCACGAGCCGATCGAATACCTCGTGGCAGCCGACGCGGCGTACCGCTCGCTGCCGGAGTTCCCGACGTTCGTGGTGATCGACGCCAACCGGACCCCGGACGAGGTGACCCGGCAGATCCGCGACCACCTGGCGGCCTGGTTGCCGGCCACCGGTTCGCCGGTGTCCCGGCCACCCCTGCTCGCCCCACTGGCGGCCCCCGCCCGCTCGTGACCCCGGAGGGGAGCGGTCAGGCGCGACCGTGCACCGGGACGGCCGCGCCGCTGGTCGGCGCGGACTCGTCGCTGGCCAGGAAGCGCACCACCGGGGCGATCTCCGCCGGGTCGACCCACCGGCTGTGGTCGGCGTCGGGCTGGGCGGCCCGGTTGGCCGGGGTGTCGATCACGCTCGGCAGGACGGTGTTGCAGCGCACCCCGCTGGCGCGGTACTCCACCGCGACCGCGTTGGCGAACGCCAGCACCGCCGCCTTGGCGGTCACGTAACCCGCCGCACCGGGGAAGGGCGCGAGCGCGGCGCGCGCCGACACGCAGACCACCGCGCCACCCCCGGCCGCCGTCAACCGGGGCAGCGCCGCCCGGGTGACCAGGTACGTCGGGCGCAGGTTCAGGGTGAGCATCCGCTCGAACTCGTCGACCGGTGTCTCGTGCACCAGCCCGCCGCTGGCGTACCCGCCGACCAGGTTGACCACCGCGCGCAGCGGGGCCGACGGTTCGCCCGCGGCCACCTCCACCGCCCGGGCCGCCCCGGCCGGATCGGTGAGGTCGGCGGCGACGGTGAGCGACCCGCCACCGTCGCCCGGACGCAGGTCGGCGACGACCACCCGCCAGCCCGCCGCCGTGAAGGCGGCGGTCACCGCGCCGCCCAGCCCGCCCGTGCCACCCGTGACCAGTACGCTCCGCTCCGCCATGCGGCACACGCTAGCGGTTCCGTGCGGGTGCCGGCGGCCATCCGTGCTGTCGACGGAGGTTCCGTGCGACCGGTAGACCGGGGATCGTTACGGGTGCGGGGCGTAGTTGTGCGGGTGCCACCGGGTGCCGGCGGCGGGGACGTGCGTGGTGGCGGATCCGCGCCGCGACCCGGTTGCGCCCAGGGCGTAACCCTTCTGCCCAGGGCTAACCGGCCTGGTGGTTCGCCCTGCCCGGGGCGCAGCATCGTCGCCATGCGACTCCTCATCCTCGGTGGCACCCAGTTCCTCGGTCGGGCGACGGCGCGGCTCGCCGTAGCGCAGGGGCACGACGTCACGTGCGTCGCCCGGGGCACCTCGGGCACACCTGTGGCGGGCGTGCGCTTCGTCGCGGCGGACCGGTCCGACCCGGCCGGGCTCGCCCCGCTCGACGGCGAGCGGTTCGACGCGGCGATCGACGTGACCCGGTGGCTGGACCAGGCCCACCACACCGTCGCCGCCCTCGCCGGTCGGGTCGGCCACTGGTCCTTCGTCTCCAGCATCTCCGTCTACGCCGGCTTCGCGGCCCCGGGCGGAGGCGTGGCGGACACCCCGCTGCTGCCGCCGGCCCCGGAGGGCGTGACCGGCCCCGGACCCGACTTCCAGTGGTACGGCGAGTGCAAGGTCAGCATCGAGAACCTGTACGCCGAGGCGGTCGAGCGGCTCTTCGTCTGCCGGGCCGGCCTGATCATCGGGCCCGAGGACCCGAGCGACCGGTTCCCGTACTGGGTGCGGCGGCTCGCGGCCGGCGGCGAGGTGCTCGCCCCCGGGGCGCCGGACGACCCGGTGCAGTACGTCGACGTCGACGACCTGGCCGCCTGGCTCCTGCACGCCGCCGTGACCGACCTCACCGGCACCTACGACGGCATCGGCGCGCCGGTGCCCCGGGTGGAGGCCCTGCACGGGATCGCGGCCGGTGTCGGCTCACCCGAACCGCGATTGACCTGGGTGAATGGCGCCTTCCTCCAGTCCCGGGAGATCCGCCCCTGGTCGGGGGAGCGTTCCCTGCCGTTGTGGGTGCCCGGTGCCGAGTGGGCCGGCTTCCTCGCCCGGGACGCCCGCCCCGCGCTCGCGGCCGGACTGGTCACCCGGCCGGTGTCGGAGACCGCCCGGAGGACCCTGACCTGGATGGACGCCGATCCCGGGGCCGTCCGGCAGGGTGGACTCGACCCGGTGGACGAGGCGGCCGTCCTGCGGGAATGGCACGCTGACGGTGGGCGGTGACCACTCGGAACGAGTTTTCCCGATAAGCCGGATCGTGGTTGACGCCTACGCCTGATGAAAGTAAGTTTCATCCGTGGCGAAGAGTCCGAAGATTTCCGCGAGGAACGAGCCCGGTGATCCAGCGCGAAGCGGGCCGGGCGGGTCCGCGAGCCGGAGCCACGAGACCGGGGGCCTGATCGTCCACATCAGCGGCCTGCTGCCCTCGCTCTCCCCGGCCGAACAGCGGGTCGCCCGCCTGGTCGTCGCCGACCCGGCCGATGCCGCCCGCCGGACCATCACCGACCTCGCCACCGCCGCCGAGACGTCGGAGGCGACGGTCATCCGCTTCTGCCGCTCCGTCGGCATGGACGGTTACCCGCAGCTGCGGATCCGGCTCGCCGCCGAGGCGGCGCGCCGGATCGAGCCGCCGGACGCCCGGGTCGTCGGGGGTGACATCCCACCCGGCGCCGACCTCGCCCAGATCATCGCCACCATCGCGTTCAACGACGCCCGTGCGGTCGAGGAGACGGCCGAGCAGCTCGACCCGGCCGTGTGCGAGCAGGTGGTAGAGGCGATCTCCCAGGCCGGCCGGATCGACATCTACGGCGCCGGAGCCAGCGGGTTCGTCGCCTCGGACTTCCAGCAGAAGCTGCACCGGATCGGCCGCACCGCCTTCTACTTCCCCGACGTGCACACCGCGCTCACCTCGGCCGCCCTGCTCGGCCGGGGTGACGTGGCGCTGGGCATCTCGCACACCGGGACGACCTCGGACGTCATCGAGGTGCTGGAGCAGGCGCGCGCCCAGGGGGCGGCCACCGTCGCGCTGACCAACTACCCCCGGTCGCCGATCACCGAGGGCGCGGACTTCGTCCTCACCACGGCGGCCCGCGAGACGACGTACCGCTCCGGGGCGATGGCCAGCCGACTCGCCCAGCTCACCGTGGTCGACTGCCTCTTCGTCGGGGTCGCCGCCCGCAACCGTGCCAAGGCCCGGAAGGCCCTGGAGGTCACCGCCGAGGCGGTCCGCTCCCACCGTGTCGGCTCCACCCGGAGGAAGGCATGACCACCGACCAGGTGCCGTCCGAGGTCCGTCCGGTGGTCCGGGTGGGCGCGCCGACCGAACGGCGTAACCCGCTCAGCGCCGACCTCGACCTGATGTCCACCCGGGACATGCTCGCGGTGATCAACGAGGCGGACCGGCGGGCGCCGGCGGCCGTCGCGGAGGTGCTCGACGAGATCGCCGCCGCCGTCGACCTTGCGGTGCCCGCGCTGCGCGACGGACACCGGGTGCACTACTTCGGCGCGGGCACGTCGGGCCGGCTCGGCGTGCTCGACGCGGTCGAGCTCATCCCCACCTTCAACATTCCCCGGCACTGGTTCTGCGCCCACCTGGCCGGCGGTCAGGGGGCGATGTGGCGGGCGGTCGAGGACGCCGAGGACAACCACGCCACCGGGGCGGCCGAGGCGAACGAGTGCGTGGCCCCCGGTGACGTCGTGGTCGGCCTGGCCGCCAGCGGACGCACCCCGTACGTTCTCGGGGCGCTGGCCGCGTCTCGGGCCCGGCAGGCCGCGACGGTGCTGCTCTGCGCCAACCCGGAGGCGGAGGCCGCCCGGG encodes:
- a CDS encoding glycoside hydrolase family 13 protein; the encoded protein is MNTHDPQEPAGGPATGWWTEAVIYQIYPRSFADSDGDGIGDLPGITARLGHLADLGVDAVWLSPFYPSPQADAGYDVADYRDVEPLFGTLADADRLIADAHARGMRVIVDLVPNHTSSAHAWFRAALAAAPGSPERQRYVFRDGLGPDGAQPPNDWQSTFGGPAWTRVDDGQWYLHLFDTAQPDLNWDNPEVRAEFLDVLRFWLDRGVDGFRVDVAHGLVKQADLANWQEPQEILSSGQEVDKPRPPMWDQEGVHDIYRDWRRLLDGYDGERILVAEAWVEPAERLARYVRPDEMHQAFNFEYLLAAWTAPAQYAVITRSLEATDAVGAPTTWVLSNHDVVRHASRLGLPVGTPRPNGIGVDDPQPDAALGLRRARAATLLMLALPGSAYLYQGEELGLPEHTSLPDEVRQDPTWERSGHTERGRDGCRVPIPWEADAPSYGFGPTDASWLPQPPLWAEYALDRQRDVPGSTYELYRTALRLRREHGLGRGTLRWLASGDEVLHFGNGPLGVLTNFGTASVPLPEGVEPLHASGPLDDGLVPTDVTVWYRA
- a CDS encoding LacI family DNA-binding transcriptional regulator — its product is MTRIDDVARLAGVSTATVSRALRGLPTVSAATRRRVLAAAEQLDYTISPSASRLAGGRTGTVAVVVPRITRWFFGTVVEAVEEVLHSAGYDLLLYNLGGQPQARQRVLRTANLHKRADGVLLVATPLRSADLTVLTTLDLPGVIVSSGTVVPGWPSVRIDDVAAARTATSHLLDLGHRRIAHLSGDPEDELAFTTHIDRRRGYQEALRAAGVQPDPRLDVESQFTIDGGNQATVELLRRGDPPTAIFAACDEMAMGAIAALREAGLRVPQDVSVIGIDDHDLSVVLGLSTVAQPAAEQGQLAARIVLDPLVGDAGTGRPASSVILPTRLVVRDSTAPPRAH
- a CDS encoding carbohydrate ABC transporter permease — encoded protein: MTTTTPPVAAGAQKTGGGATTAAARVRKRLNSRTATLVSIVIAVVWTIPTFGLFISSFRPEDQIKSTGWWTFFTDPQVTLENYQQVLFGRSSSSGQLASYFINSLVITLPSVLFPLAFAALAAYALAWINFRGRDWVYIAIFALQIVPLQMALVPLLSFFSNGVSVGGITLMPAWDLADEQKFVQVWFAHTCFALPLAVFLLHNFISQLPKDLMEAARVDGATHPKIFRTVVLPLITPALAAFGIFQFLWVWNDLLVALIFAGGGDETAPLTVRLAEMAGTRGNEWQRLTAGAFVSIVVPLIVFLSLQRYFVRGLLAGSVKG
- a CDS encoding carbohydrate ABC transporter permease, whose translation is MNFDFADESPKLVMLLYGLVAFVVVVGGLLLLLDAVPAWFARRREAQLVAAAASGAPLSRRRAKPREGVFALFFLLPAVLLLTIGLVVPAVRTTLLSFMDGGSENWVGLRNYGWLFAQDEILRVILNTMVWVLLVPLIATTIGLLYAVMVDKARLEAVAKSLIFMPMAISFVGASIIWKFVYAYRSEDQEQIGLLNQIVVSLGGEPKQWLLESPLNTLLLIVIMVWIQAGFAMVVLSAAIKAIPAEIVEAARLDGVNPWQMFWQVTLPSIRPALIVVVVTISIATLKVFDIVRTSTNGNYDTSVVANEMYNQAFRYGQNGQGAALAVFLFILVIPIVIYQIRNLRQQREG
- a CDS encoding ABC transporter substrate-binding protein: MAVSARPRQAIAIIGALGLVLAATACGSDDDSSGSNANSAECSAYEKYKGNDGKKVSIYASIRDAEADLLEQSWEQFVDCTGIEIDYEGSGEFEAQLQVRVDGGNAPDIAFIPQPGLLARFAQAGKLKEASADTKSMAEQNYSADWLKYSTVDGKFYGAPLGSNVKSFVWYSPKTFKEKGWEVPTTWDQLIALSDKIAADGTKPWCVGIESGDATGWPATDWIEDLMLRTQTPEVYDQWTTHGIPFNDPKVAEALDRAGTILKNEKYVNGGFGGVKSITTTSFQEAGTPILQNKCALHRQASFYANQWPENTKVAEDGDVFAFYFPAIDESKGKPVLGGGEFTVAFADRPEVQAVQTYLASGEHANARAKLGNWVSANNKLDTANVANPIDKLSVQILQDKGTVFRFDGSDLMPGAVGAGTFWKGMIEWINGKDTATVLSTIESSWPK